Part of the Cydia pomonella isolate Wapato2018A chromosome 5, ilCydPomo1, whole genome shotgun sequence genome is shown below.
TTGTAGTATTTGTCCGCATTGGTTTTTGTTACTCGGGAGGATATTGAGTAAATTTTGTACAAACCATATGCATTACGTCGAGCTCCTAGGACGAAATGTGTACCTTATTAAAACACTAATTAAACACATgcgtaattattaaatacaaatatagaCCAAAAAAACGGCAAAGTAAATTTGTGTTCCTTAATTAACAATACAGTCTAAAGACTGATAAAGATaggataaataattataaatatttgtgtgataaacgtATTTTTCCTGATTTATAACTCTCATACATAAACACAAGAAATCAGGAATAGGTATACAATCTATACCTAATATGTATACTGTATATCTATATGTTCATAAAAGTAAGAAACGTAAATGGCTGGAAATATTATGAGAGCTGTAGAAAGCAATTTTCAAGAAAGTTGGCAATTTACTCATATTgctaaaaaaagttcaaaaactTGCCCTGCTCCCGCCCTCCTCTAAGATTCTCACTTTTGGTTGTTTTGCACGTAGTAACTAAAAAACCCTGTATAGTCTGCCTATAGTAACGAACTCCCAACAATTGAACCCTACTCTGACATACTCTTgggcgatttttttttaattctcccAATAATTAATCGACAATCAAAGCTACACAACCATTTTGCGTCACGAAATCATGGCAATAAGACTAATAACCATGATGTGCTTGAAATTAGTAATAGGGAAACAAGAAGGTTTCATAGTCGGAGGTGCATATGTTGATTCTGTTAAAGATTTCCCTCATGTCGCTGCTTTGTCAttgcaagggcactacctaccttttcttgaagcacttcgtcgttttttgaagctagagcaatgagtttttcaacacatcattaatatctgtgtcggactgttttaccttttctgatatttttgtttcttaatgcGCTAGTGCACCTCAGATATTTGCAacaacggcctaatttactatgCCGCAAAGAGAATCATAGTCTTCAAAACTGACATTAATTAGCCTAAATAggaaaacagtccgacacagataatataaaaacctcaaaattttgttacatttgaataagttttggaggaggaaacagtcgagtacgaaacatcagaatttttcgcctaacctggcgttgtcctcatcgcactagttttaggagccgcgtCTGTTGGTgcgacggatatattcacctaaaacatttaaatctcagctcccgtatcctcttactCCGTTGGGACGTATGACAAAAACATAATTAAGCTACTAAAATCATAGTTCTTCCTGTAAGTAACCGGCATAAAAGTACTGAACGAAATCAATAAATTGCGGTCCagagaaaaacaaaataaaaatagtttatataccaaaaagtgtacAGGATTTTCTAACGTATTACCGccacactaggctaggcctgtcacatggtaattaaaatttacaatcaCTCATTATCCGAATGGAATGCTTTCTTTTCTAGGTTAACGTTCTCAAGTTATTTGGGTCCCCCATTTCATAGCAACATTATTACTTGTTATTTAATGCTCGGAGCTTAAGTACtaaaccccttattcataaacgtctactaaagttgacaagccgctaataatcgtttgtcgcTTTCCGacatattggtatgatggaaagggacaaacgattattagcggcttgtcaactttagtagacgtttatgaataagggggtaagataTCACTATGTACTACTAAAACGGGAATAAATACGCATACTGGTAATTTAAACACAGGGCCAAGAGACCGGAAAATACTGGTACCGGGTCTTCAGTGACGGTTCTTTCAACACTTTAAAATTCCCGGGAATTTATTAATATCCCGGGAGCATGCTCAACCCGCTCCCCTCTAAGATAATATATGATCTTTTGCTTGTTCTGCACgcaatatctaaaaaaaaacctttataatCTGCCTATTGTGACGAACGGCTATCAATGGAACCCTACACTCTtggctgtatttttttaatttatccccacgaTCGTTATAAGCAATGATCTGTGAAAAACATCGATTAATCGATAAGCAAAGCTGGACAACTATTTTACGTCAAGAAATAATGGCAGTACGACTATTAATTGTAATATGTGGCTTGAAATTAGTTATTGGAAAACAAGAAGGTTTCATAGTCGGAGGTGATTATGTTCAATCTGTTACAGACTACCCTCATGTCGCTCTTTTGTCGATAGTTAAAAATGACGGTTCTGAAAGTTTTTGTGGATCGTCCATAttgaaccaaatcattttattaaCTGTTGCTCACTGTTTTGATGACGTCGTGAGAGCAACAGCACTTGCGGGAAGCTTAGATAGGAAGAAGGGAAAACTATACCGCATTGACCGCTACCGGCAGCACAAACAATGGCAAATTAAAAATGTCATTAATGACATAGCCTTAGTCAGGCTGAAAATACCGTTGTCATTCGGAAAGACAGTGAAGAGAGTGATAGTAATGAAGAACCCGCCAAAAGCAATAATAGCAGAAGTGGCTGGTTGGGGCGCAACTGACGTACGTCACCTCATACATGTTAAATATCATATGGAACACTATGCTGCATGCTGGTTCGATTTCACATACTTACTTAAAAGGATAGTGGACGAACGCTTGattatttccatacaaacgtattcccTATTTTTCTTCTTAGATattaacttagtgcaaaacatTTCTACATAACTTATTGTGTATTGACCATAGCTATAATTCCTGTTTGTTTAACTCGTTTcgactaattattattattataaagaatTGTAGCGCAAAACTAATACCATAATCATTTTTTAAAGTCCTAACTATAAGACATGgctaatatacatcaaatcatattatatatatatatatatatattactttgtTATTATTGGTTATCAATTACACACTTTTCTTTCCTAGGAAGATTACTTGAGTGAAACAAATCTACTTAAGCATACAAAACAGAAGCTATGGAGTAATAAAGAATGCAGGGAAGTCTTGCCCAAAGCGCCCCAAGGAACTATTTGTGGCGGTGAAAGAAGATCAAAGAAAGATTTCGCTTCTAAGTATGTCACCAATCATATTTatgtcaattttttattatattaaggcAGTATGCACGTAGTATGTCATTTGATAGAACATCGCTTTAGCAATTGAAATTCGTTTCTCGATTTATTACCAAAATACTAGGTTTGTAAGTTTTGACAGGTTTTGctaatataataatgttttcGTTGTCAATAATGAACAATTAGTGACATTTTTTGCTCGCTATTAATAAGAGCGTATAGAACCATAGATAATTCAATTGCTACCGATGATAAATAGTCCATGACTAGTATAATCAAATTTGAGTGcatttgaaatttataataaaaatcgttacattaaggcgaagggtagggcaacctctttccatacaaactttgtgcgcgtttttcttcgctacagttattatttttgatttttctgttggcttgatgtattatttttgtttgtatttttgcatttttatttttttttaataaagaaaaatttctagatcaagttctgcgtatatccaatatatacaagcaaaaaatgaaattaaatgctatagtgccaaaattaacgaataaaacttgcacaaggtttgtatggagaatgccttgccctaccctgcgcctgAACATAAATTCGTGTCGAAAAACTcgtaataaatacttatatgtgTCCCTCCATGGGAACATAAATACTAGCAGCAATTCCCCACTGTATTATATACACTGTATTGTATACACTGTAGTATATCAATGCAATGAGTGAGGAAACTGGCAGCTGTTCACCCACCGGTAGCGATCATCAAATTCTTAAATAGCTCTTTGACGAGGGTGTGAATATGAACGCTCAAGCGCGTAGAAGAAAATACAATttccatagtttttttattccgaaaattATCTAGAACAGGAAAGCGTAATTAGTAGCTAAAACTTGATTAACCATAATTTGTTTTTGGCAGTGGAGATTCTGGTAGTGGCCTCGTTGTCAACAAAAATTTTATTATCGGGCTAGTCTCCTTCAAACTAAACACAGTTTCGCGCAGTCTGGTGGTCTACACGCACGTCCCATACTTCTACGATTGGATTTTCGTCGAATCAAAACGATTAGCATGCTCtgaataaagaagaagaaaagtgTGGGTCTGTTTATTTATAgtcttattaaattaaattaagtaaaaacatGATAGTTACTTATATTGAACCGTACCAATtcataataaatgattattaatttttaaatactttagtgtaaaatcagtaaaaaattaagtaaaacgtgctatttatattaaatccataatgtaatgataagataagaagaatttattagaacaaaaagaacataaatcattatacacaaattaatatataaaggaACAGAAAATTGTGCTAGAAGTTCTTCCCTCAGCTTGATGCTACGAAGTGAGTCCCAGCTAGGAATGAACATTAGTTTTTAAATCAAGCAAATGTAAGGTCACAGATTAATAAAGACTGTCACCTGTCACTCTGATGAtagctgaataaaaaaaaaaatcgtggtaTATCCACCCTTTTGAAAAGACAAATATAACAATCTGTGTTTATACTGTATATACACAGAGTGTTATATTTGTGTGATACATATATTTTTCCTGATTTCTATGTATAAAAAACGTGACAGTaacattttaatgtttataaaCGTAGAAAAATTGAAAtggttagacatattttaaaagGATCTAGAGAACCAATttcaagataataaaatattggcTTAAAAAGTTCAAAAACATTCCCCATCCCGCCCTCTTCTATGGTTCTAACTTTTGCTTCTTAGTCTTTATAGTCTGCATTTTGTGACGAACAGCCAACAAtcgaaccctacactgagcaagGTCTGACATACTTTAGGCcggttatattaatttaattcaataatcG
Proteins encoded:
- the LOC133518330 gene encoding trypsin eta-like, translated to MICEKHRLIDKQSWTTILRQEIMAVRLLIVICGLKLVIGKQEGFIVGGDYVQSVTDYPHVALLSIVKNDGSESFCGSSILNQIILLTVAHCFDDVVRATALAGSLDRKKGKLYRIDRYRQHKQWQIKNVINDIALVRLKIPLSFGKTVKRVIVMKNPPKAIIAEVAGWGATDEDYLSETNLLKHTKQKLWSNKECREVLPKAPQGTICGGERRSKKDFASNGDSGSGLVVNKNFIIGLVSFKLNTVSRSLVVYTHVPYFYDWIFVESKRLACSE